A region of the Spirochaetales bacterium genome:
TCTCCCGCGAACATATTGATACCCACGCCCCCGTCGAAGACAATCGATACCTTTTTTTTATAATCGAGCCTGCTTCCGCCGATAATTTCCATCCGGGGATAATCGGGGCGTCCGATATCGGGAAAGAGGATGGTGTATCTGAGTGCGGGAATCCACTCGATATCGCCGAATGAAAATACGATCCCGGCGTGGGCGTCTCCTCCGGCGAAAAAGCTGTCATCGGCACCGGGATAATGCAGCAATCCGATCGGATCGATCAGATTGGAACCTCCGGTCAGTTCCAATCCATAACGGATATCGCTTTCATAGTCGGCGAAAACCAGATCGACGAGAAATGCATGAAGTTTGTAATACGATTCGTCTGAAAGCCACCTGTCGTGGAAGAGTGAGGGGATATAGCTTGCCGTTATACCCAAAAACCTGTCCTCTTTATCGAAATGATAAAAAAAGGCTCCGATAAACTGCGATTCGAAATGGGCGGTGTTGAAAGCGACATGAAACGCGTATGAAAAAGGAAAGGTATCTTTGACATAATTCCTGTATATTTTTACACCGAGATTATTTATCGAATAGCCCGATGCATCCGCATAATCAGCCACCGCTGTTTTTGTCGAAAACAAACGGCTGCGGCGCCCGATAACCTCATCCAGCATCAGTTCCGGTTCGAATTGACCCGCTTTAATCCACATAAACTCGAGGGCGGACCACCGCAGGGAGATCTCTTCGGATTCGACTTCGAATTTGTCCGCTTCGAGTTCGAGTTTCAATAATACCTCTTTTGTGACCTCGAATGAAAACGCTATTTCGGCTTCGATATCGTAATAATCGACATCCTCGAGTTCACACCCAGCCTCGAGAACGAAGCGCGCATCGATATCCATATCCTTCTTTTCTGCCTGTATATTCGCTGCAACGGAAACGAGTATAAGAAAAAAGATCATTACTTTTCTGTCACGCATATCAGGCGTCGATTATAGCTTTTTTATATCTGTCCTGTCAATCGGTCCGGTAAAAGCCTTCCTCCCTTGACAACAATCCCCTGTATCACATACAATAATGACGGATGTCGTTCGTACGGATACCCCGGGAAACCGTTTTGGAAACGAATAGCCGTTGACGATACGGGAATAACGAACCTTGTCTTTTTAAATGAGGAGATGATATGCTCGATGCGATAGCGGATTTCCTCTCGAAACCGCTCGTCAATGAAAATATAAATATAACGTCGATGATGGTCGGATTCGCTCTCTCGGCCTTTCTCAGTTTTCTATTGTCGCTTATTTACAAACGCCTCAATCCGGAGCGTGAAGAAATCCATCTGATGATGCAGTCGCTTGTCGTTCTTTCGATGACAATCGCCGCCGCCATGATGATCGTGGGAAACGAACTCGCCCGTGCATTCGGGCTCGTCGGCGCCGTTTCCGTCATACGATTCCGTACCGCGGTGCAGAATTACCGCGATATGGCGTTCGTTTTTATCTCGATCGTGATCGGGATGGCGTGCGGTCTCGAGTTTTATATCCTGGCCGCTTTCATCGCCTTGAGTACGGGCGGCCTGCTGTTCCTGCTCGGCGTCATGCGCTTTGGAGAAAGAAAGAGACAGGCTGCATATTATGCATTGCGAATAGGATTCAAC
Encoded here:
- a CDS encoding DUF4956 domain-containing protein, with the protein product MLDAIADFLSKPLVNENINITSMMVGFALSAFLSFLLSLIYKRLNPEREEIHLMMQSLVVLSMTIAAAMMIVGNELARAFGLVGAVSVIRFRTAVQNYRDMAFVFISIVIGMACGLEFYILAAFIALSTGGLLFLLGVMRFGERKRQAAYYALRIGFNCNGISRTEIENELLSRKIPFTFCGMKMAEKKSWFDYRIEACDKALMDEVVAFIKKRFSDRQVIIRINIVKR